The following are encoded together in the Gemmatimonadaceae bacterium genome:
- the pheT gene encoding phenylalanine--tRNA ligase subunit beta encodes MNVSYAWLRAFVPFDQTPAQLRDLITAHVATVDELVPLRQDLAAIVVARVVEEAPHPDSDHLHVTRVDDGSGVLLDVVCGAANVTAGKLYPFARTGTVIPTGLKLEKRKIRGAVSDGMLCSARELKLGDDHDGIMELDLDVPPGTPLLQALPLGDTQLVIDVLPNRPDLLSHLGVAREVAAVTARALSLPAVGGAAPVWDAVPRVAHEGVTGHVAVRVQDPALAPRYMGLVIRGVTVGPSPAWLVERLASVGSRSINNVVDASNYILHELGQPTHAFDLAKLAGGTVIVRAARPGETLVTLDGVTRTLDGTMTVIADAERAQAVAGVMGGRDSEVTDSTTDLFLEVAVFDPAGTRRTRRALGLSTDASYRFERGVDSALPPMAIERLAQIILAVAGGQVAGPPVDVLDAVPQPRAITLRSSRLAKVLGARVPGSEAGGLLSGIGCTVELDAGGGELHVVPPSWRRDLVAEIDLIEEVARLRGYDWFPAEIRPFRPGTSPDDPVWVQAGRVRQGLVARGLLEARPMPFTKGASEGFVRVQNPLAEDEPYLRRDVLDSLARRAESNLAHMQGNVRLFEIGSVFEPSGGALPREIVRAGALVMGDRHPAHFDAPRAQRFDEWDAKGLAEQLARDAYPGVPVAMVPAEGEWLWRVTADGADVGGVRRVALDAPVWAAPAFGVEIALAEMPNAPVAPEGRNAHGEAPGAEVRRWPRYEPLPTTPAAEFDLALVVPAGVSAAQIEQVIRGTAGELLERLHLFDEYMGTGLPDGTRSLAWRLTFRHPERTLRDKEIEGRRAKILSALESELNVRPRTS; translated from the coding sequence ATGAACGTCTCGTACGCATGGCTGCGGGCCTTCGTCCCCTTCGATCAGACGCCGGCGCAGCTCCGGGATCTGATCACGGCGCACGTGGCCACGGTGGACGAACTGGTGCCCCTGCGCCAGGATCTCGCGGCGATCGTCGTGGCGCGCGTGGTCGAAGAGGCGCCGCATCCCGATTCCGACCACCTGCACGTCACGCGGGTGGACGACGGAAGCGGCGTGCTGCTCGATGTGGTCTGCGGCGCCGCCAACGTGACCGCGGGCAAGCTGTACCCGTTCGCGCGCACGGGCACCGTGATCCCCACCGGGCTCAAGCTCGAGAAGCGCAAGATCCGCGGCGCCGTGTCGGATGGCATGCTCTGCTCGGCCCGCGAATTGAAGCTCGGGGACGATCACGACGGCATCATGGAACTGGATCTCGACGTACCGCCGGGCACCCCGCTCCTGCAGGCGCTCCCGCTGGGCGACACCCAACTGGTGATCGACGTGCTGCCCAACCGGCCCGATCTGCTCTCGCATCTGGGCGTGGCGCGAGAGGTGGCGGCGGTCACCGCGCGCGCGCTGTCGTTGCCCGCCGTCGGCGGCGCGGCGCCGGTGTGGGACGCCGTGCCGCGCGTGGCCCATGAGGGCGTGACGGGCCACGTGGCCGTCCGCGTGCAGGACCCCGCGCTGGCGCCGCGCTACATGGGGTTGGTCATCCGCGGCGTGACCGTGGGGCCGAGTCCCGCGTGGTTGGTGGAGCGCCTGGCGAGCGTGGGCAGCCGGTCGATCAACAATGTGGTGGACGCCAGCAACTACATCCTGCACGAGTTGGGGCAGCCCACGCACGCGTTCGATCTCGCCAAGCTCGCCGGCGGCACCGTGATCGTGCGCGCGGCACGCCCCGGAGAGACGCTCGTGACGCTCGACGGCGTGACCCGCACGCTCGACGGGACGATGACCGTGATCGCCGACGCCGAGCGGGCGCAGGCCGTGGCCGGTGTGATGGGGGGCCGCGACAGCGAGGTCACCGACAGCACCACGGACCTGTTCCTCGAGGTGGCGGTGTTCGATCCGGCCGGCACCCGCCGCACGCGGCGCGCGCTCGGCCTCAGCACCGATGCCAGCTATCGGTTCGAGCGCGGAGTGGACTCCGCGCTGCCGCCGATGGCAATCGAGCGCCTGGCGCAGATCATTCTGGCCGTGGCGGGCGGGCAGGTGGCCGGTCCGCCGGTGGACGTGCTCGATGCCGTTCCGCAGCCCCGGGCGATCACGCTGCGCTCGTCGCGCCTGGCCAAGGTGCTCGGCGCGCGCGTGCCGGGCAGCGAGGCTGGCGGCCTGCTGTCGGGCATCGGGTGCACGGTGGAACTCGACGCCGGCGGCGGGGAACTGCACGTCGTGCCGCCGTCGTGGCGGCGGGACCTCGTGGCCGAGATCGACCTCATCGAAGAGGTGGCGCGGCTGCGCGGCTATGACTGGTTCCCGGCGGAGATCCGGCCGTTCCGGCCGGGCACGTCGCCGGATGATCCGGTCTGGGTGCAGGCGGGCCGCGTGCGGCAGGGGCTCGTGGCGCGCGGACTGCTCGAGGCGCGGCCGATGCCGTTCACCAAGGGCGCGTCCGAGGGATTCGTGCGCGTGCAGAATCCGTTGGCCGAGGATGAGCCCTACCTGCGCCGCGACGTGCTGGATTCGCTGGCGCGGCGCGCCGAGTCGAACCTGGCGCACATGCAGGGCAACGTCCGCCTGTTCGAGATCGGCTCGGTGTTCGAGCCGTCCGGCGGGGCGCTGCCGCGCGAGATCGTCCGTGCCGGCGCGTTGGTGATGGGCGACCGCCATCCCGCCCACTTCGATGCGCCGCGCGCGCAGCGATTCGACGAGTGGGATGCCAAGGGCCTCGCCGAGCAACTGGCGCGCGACGCGTACCCCGGTGTGCCGGTGGCGATGGTGCCCGCCGAGGGTGAATGGCTCTGGCGGGTGACGGCCGATGGGGCGGACGTGGGCGGCGTGCGCCGCGTGGCACTGGACGCGCCGGTGTGGGCCGCGCCCGCGTTCGGCGTGGAGATCGCGCTCGCCGAGATGCCCAACGCGCCGGTGGCGCCGGAGGGGCGCAACGCCCACGGCGAGGCGCCCGGCGCCGAGGTGCGCCGGTGGCCAAGGTACGAGCCGCTGCCCACCACGCCGGCTGCCGAATTCGATCTGGCGCTGGTCGTGCCGGCCGGCGTGTCGGCGGCGCAGATCGAGCAGGTGATCCGGGGGACCGCCGGCGAGCTGTTGGAGCGGCTGCACCTGTTCGACGAATACATGGGCACGGGGCTGCCCGACGGCACGCGCAGTCTGGCCTGGCGCTTGACGTTCCGCCATCCGGAGCGCACCCTACGCGATAAGGAAATCGAAGGCCGTCGCGCCAAGATCCTCAGCGCACTCGAGAGCGAACTCAATGTCCGACCGCGAACGTCCTGA
- a CDS encoding cell division protein ZapA, producing the protein MSGAKQSVKVTIVGEEYTIRSDVSPETTRAIAKHLDTAIRDVMHSGKVLDAQRGAILAALQITNELFEARQSAQDLAESMTALSADVRRWLPPAKRGA; encoded by the coding sequence ATGAGCGGCGCCAAGCAGTCGGTCAAGGTGACGATCGTGGGCGAGGAGTACACGATCCGCAGCGACGTGTCGCCCGAGACGACGCGGGCGATCGCCAAGCATCTCGACACGGCGATTCGCGACGTGATGCACAGCGGCAAGGTGCTCGACGCGCAACGCGGGGCGATTCTCGCCGCGCTGCAGATCACCAACGAATTGTTCGAGGCGCGCCAGAGCGCGCAGGACCTCGCAGAGTCGATGACGGCTCTCAGCGCCGACGTCCGCCGGTGGTTGCCGCCGGCCAAGCGCGGGGCCTGA